The Danio aesculapii chromosome 7, fDanAes4.1, whole genome shotgun sequence DNA window tattggaccttgatctttcttccaacaatttttaaccttgaaaagttggaaaaagtgacttttctgaacatttttaatagtttggagtgatatattgtctgggttggtgctgtatattatggtacaaaaacctttcCAGTATAcatattctgttattttacagacttgtatGTTTATatcttatttcttatacattatattttttaaaactagtAAAATGTCCATTAATGTCACTTTGGTAAACTGTAGAgtcgaattttcaacatcagaagtcgacagagcagagatcaacatcccataatgcaattcaaaaccgcAAATAaccacttgtgaatcacaaaatatggaaactgttcattaacagaatattttacagtgcataagAACTGTGGCCTACTCACTTTCCAGCAATATTCATTCAGTATTTGATTTCACTTACATGACCTGCATAAAAAAAGTTTTCTAAggtggccaagagagctcaaCTGCACTACGAATTgtgaaaaaacacatgcaaatagaaaaccACTAATAAATTGAGAAAACAACATCAATTTGAGAACAATGAAGACCACAACCTCATGATTTAACACTCAGTCACTGCGTATTTAAATgatttctttgtttgttgtgattacgtgccctctagtggccaaaattaCATACTTTgtctttaaagtacacatgaaatcaaaacaaaccatattgattttgtttactCACATTGCTAGtgttgtggtgaacaattcatctgtgcatgtcattaagagagAAAAAGGAAGTTTACCCTTGTAGTCTaaaactgaaatctgaaaatgcacttcctgtttgtttacagttaaattctcagattaggtccgtctgaggtattgggtgtggcttacatacttaaccacgaccctccagctgtcagttttaaccacaaacagaaatggtgagggggAGGAGCCTCTTAGGTTGTTATAACACTTCTAAATCCATTTTCCCGTTTTCCCAATCTTTCTAAATGAACAGAATGCATCCAATCAGCTCgtagtagaaaaacaagccacacccacttttTTGCTCATTTAATTTCAAAGATACTCATATGTCattcgtatagttttgaatggggataAGTGTAACAATCAATGTGcggaatgaagccccgccttctagaacaggagccaatcatcgattatCTCTGGGTGTGGGGCTATAGGACCAGTGAGTTTCTGGAGATTTTGAGTGATTGGAACgcttagaaatgaaactaaagagacagatgttgtttaattttattggtgattcctgaTATGAAccttaatcgtaagcttggcaagcaattttggagaatttgatgtttcctcattcaaacagaatgcccagagaggtgtttcaaagactgcgccacaataataaaaaaatgttattaatgtgGACTTCAAAGGGTAACTATGCAAATTCATCTTTTgttagctgtttggacagaactgtgtgtaggtatagagtgtccactgtcatattggaaggatataaacacaacaagtttcttttttaaattttctgatgttaaaataggacccaaatcccagtgattttaaggcccactacaacgtgacgtaggagtgagGTTTCCCCGCCcaacgaattgattgacaggtgccatgtttttataataacacatatacacatgtccactgaacatttttttgccaaataaacggagattaaaacatctgttccaactctctgtgattttaagttttataagtttaacacgtttttaaaacagagcaggttttaataaagacagtaaaatcccTCTGTAaatcttaaccgctataatcaccatagccgcatggtgtcagtaaatgcgcatatgtgtgtgtgtgtgtgtctgtgtgtactacaaatggcatttgtgtgagactcatcatttcagaaagacttacttggtatttttgactaagtgaagattaattttaaactaatttcgagaggagcatgtgctcatgattgacccagctggtccacattagctaatcatgatcctccaatcaaaggatcccaagtcactatatatatcttCATTTcttctctacaactatcttcgtctggaagaaacccccctcctccccttcctctactttatccagaatgggcagcatggtggccctagcactgttccctcacagcaagaataccaatggcaatgggtcttcactgggccatctggtatttctgtgcggagtttgcatgttctccccatgtccgcgtgggtttccccagggttccctggtttcctcccaccatccaaatgtgctctatattatagataaaataagcctaaatcttttttctaatgtcttactctcaggaagttcacctaggcctcagcagcgggggagttacagatcgacctgagctcaatctccccttgcACTGTGAAAGgaaggagccctgggctcgaggatccattgatctcagggctctctcccggaacagcgatgtataaatcgtgaggtaagtgtgaactcttgaatgctgtattttagcttcatccgagtctgtctctatcactgactgctgtttatctgacataacacaTGATGAGCAGCAGACAAGCTTGTGGGAGCGGTGGTCGGGGAaatgcagctcatttgcatttaaagccacaggctacaaaaacagctacagtataccCAGACAGCAAAATAGGCAAATTtagaggctataataaataatctgataggtaatttgagctgaaactttacagacacactctggagacaccaaaggcttatcttagatctggtaaaaggggtaaaataagtgCTCTTTAACTTGCAGTGTGTTTTCGTATTTGCACGATTTGTATTTACTTCACTtgcagcacatttgagctctttAGGCCACTGTAGTTTTCCGTCTCCTCTTAACGCCTCCATGCGCTGCTGTCTTTGGCTTTATAGAGTCTCAGCGGACGGGGTCCTGTTTGCTTTATTTCTCCACGTGGGACCCCAAGATCAGCCTCAGTCATGGACCGTTGTGGTTGAATCTGTCTAAAGGCTGATCCGTACGGAACCGGCCCAGCCGGAGCTGATGCCGTGCTCTTGGTCGGGGACAGAAAAGTAAACGGTGTTTGATTAATACTGTCTTTTTGGCTTTTCAGTGGAGGCTCATAGGCAACCTTTGCCTTCCACTCGGCCGGCGGCTCAGGTAAACGTTTACTCTGAGCAGCGGAGCGCAGATTAGAAGCGATGGATTGCTGGATGTTCAGAAACGTGAAAGCTTCATCCACGAGTCCCAGCGGGTGGCGTGAAGCCGCTTCCCAGGGCGTGAGGGGTTTTTGAGATCTTGTGAAAGTGTGTCCTGCTGCGGGCCGGATGCTGGGTGACGGGTGTCTGGGGGATGGAGAAGATGAAACTGATCTGGCATTGAGTCCCGCTGATGGAAGTCTGACCGGCGGAGATAAAGAAGAGCTTCTGAGCCCCTGAAATGAAGCAAACACATTTATTTAGGAGGTATACAGTTGAAGCcgaaatgattagccctcctgtacatgttttttctttttcaaatatctccCAAATCATGTTATGAGACAAGCCTGAGCTTCTCAACTCCTGAAATGAGCCAAAAGACATACTGTAGCACAAATATGcacccgctttgaatgttatcacatgattgaattgaatatcagtggttatcagctgatagatatgggccagtaggggccttctgcacctactagtaggctcagaaggctgttatcatccattaacatggttaatcagctattctaatagagaagactccagatgcagatctgtttttgcattactgtgatgattgggtttaggctAGGCGTAgggttcacctatagcacatttgtttggaatgtgggggaaaccggagcacccggaggaaacccatgcgaacacggagagaacatgcacactccacattgaaatgccaactggcccagccaggactcgaaccagcgaccttcttgctatgaggcgacagcgctaaccactgagccaccatgctggcCTCTGTTGAatacaattaatatatataatatataataaaagtttGAGGAAAAGATGaggaaatttagattttttttcggtgatttatatatttaacaaGCTTTGACATACAGTAGTATAGTGTTCAGAAATTGTTGGAAGGCGAATTTTCATAGTAAATCacaaataaactgtaataattatTTGAGCATggatttttttaatcagaatgttAAATGTTGGAGTTAAATGTTAAAAAGCAGAACGTTTTCTGTGAAGGGTGTATTTGAGGTTATGGGTCTGTATAAAAAAGTTAATGTCTTCATTTAGATAGGTAAGTAAAcgtgtgcgtgtgcatgcatgtgtgtgtgtgaagaaaaTGTTCTACCATGCATCATATAGACTGAGCATTTTACTGTCTACAGTATGAACTGAACGTGGAACCAAATTTAACAGGAAAGACGAGGCTGCCCCCGTGTGGTCATGATGTGAATGCGCATCACTGTATTTACAGTAACACAACTCATTCTATAAATAAAGTCTTTATAAATAGATCTATAATATCTGTAATATTTACATTCATAAAGATTATCTAGGCTCGTTTGCTTTTAGGGGAACATTATGCGATGTTATGAGCTTAAAGAATAGATGAATAATCTAATGAAAAATCTAATTCTAAGATGACAAAGAATAGTATTTATAAGTGGAAagtaatctgttttatttaacttattaatctattaattatattaatattatttggaaTGAATTTAGTGATATTAACAAACAATAGTTAATAAACAATAGTTTAGTGATATTAATAAACAATAGtgatattaataaacaataaacaacccCCCCATTTgtcagctaataataataaataaacagatgtaaaatataaatacatatacgcAAATGTACACCCACaactgtacagatacttaatcaTATACCTCCATGAATAACTTATACCTGCATATTTACAAGAGTCCACTCAAACATCTGTGTACATTACATATACAGAATTAATCATTTTCTAAAAGAAATTTTTGGTGTTTCATTAAACTTATTGCGCCAAACGTTAAATAATAGCTTTGTTTATATATGTAATatgattttatatgtatataatacacacacagacacacacatacagacatatatacactcaccggccactttattaggtacacctgtccaactgctcattaatgcaaatttctaatttgccaatcacatggcagcaacttaatgcatttagacatatagacatggtcatccgctgcagttcaaactgagcatcaaaatggggaagaaaggggatttaggtgactttgaacgtggcatggttgttggtgccagataggctggtctgagtatttcggaaactgctgatctactgggattatcacgcacaaccatctctagggtttacagagaatggtccgaaaagagaaaacgggaacgggagattcgcatcatggatgtgcagtcgacaattctgcagcaactgcgtgatgctatcatgtcaatatggagcaaaatctctgaggaatatttccagtaccttgttgaatcaatgccacgaaggattaaggcagttctgaaggcaaaagggggtccaacccggtactagtaaggtgtacctaataaagtggccggtgagtgtatacacacAGCACTGTGCAAATGTTTTAGGCTGTTTTAGTGACGATGGTATaatgaatattcatttttttttccagtccCTTTGTTAActtgggatcgccacagtggaatgaaccgccaacttatccagcatatgttttacacagcggatgcccttccagctgcatcccatcactgagaaacatccatccacactcattcacactcatacactatggacaatttagcttacacaattcgcctgtaccacatgtctttggactgtgggggaaaccgcatcacccagaggaaacccacgcgaacacggggggaacatgcaaactccacacagaaatgccaactcgaaccagcgaccttcttgctgtgaggcgattgtgctagccactgcgccaccgtgatacCCTAAAATGactatatatacttatttattttttatttttaatagtttaagacAAGTGAAAGACAAAGTTGGAGATGGAgcaacttttttgttgtttgtttcagtgtattcagtgtgtgtgtgtgtgtgtgtgtgtgtgtgtgtgtacgccgatattgctaaatattaaataaataatagtgtcATCAATTACGTTTTCAGTGTCAGTAATGACTGCCACAACACAACAGTCTTCTGTGTTACAGATTTTCATTTTGTCACTGACTTTTTGTGAACGTAGTGATATAAGAGTGACAGGTGGAATAAAGAGTAGTGCTCTTCTCTGCCGCTTTTAAATCATGGGACCAGAGATCAGATTTCTCCAAATATAGCTCCTCTAGCAGGCCACGCACAGCTTTCATTCATATCATTTTCCCCCAATTATGAGGTATGGCTTAGTTAGCTCCAGAGAATTATGATGCAACGAAGGCCCACGTTTAAAACAATACTCATACTCCAGCTTGACTTATGTTTGCATTTCTGATCTTGAATTTTTCCATGCAGACACTTCGCTTTCAAATCACTTTCCTGCATATAAAAGTATTGAAACTAGGGCTGAATATGATATGAGTAAAAATAGAATGaatgtgcaaaataaatataatattcatttattcattcattttccttcagcttagttcctttattaatcaggggtcgccacagcggaatgaactgccaattcatccagcatatgttttacacagtagatgcccttccagctgcaacccagtactgggaaacacccatacacactcattcacacaccagtttagtttattcaattcccctatagcgcatgtctttggactgtgggggaaaccagagcacccagaggaaacccatgccaacacggggagaacatgtaaactccacacagaaatgccaactggcccagcgaagacttgaaccagcgaccttcttgccgtgaggcaacagcgctacctactgcgccaccccatatttatatttattaaaatgttattatataataaatactatataataatattcattcattcattttcttttcggcttagtccctttattaatctggggtcgccacagcggaatgaaccgccaactcatccagcatatgttagacgcagcggatgctcttccagctgcaacccatcactgggaaacatccatacacaatcattcacacacatacactatggaccatttagcttacccaattcacctgtaccgcatgtctttggacttgtgagggaaaccagagcacccagaggaaacccacgccaacacggggagaatatgaaaaaattgtccgtaatggttgtgtgtatgtgtttcctagtgatgggttgcagctggaagggcatccgctgcataaaacaaaatgctggataagttggcggttcatttcgctgtggcgaccccggattaataaagggactaagccgaagagaaaatgaatgaatgaaagtaataacactaataacaataattataataataacaataataataataataatattaataataacaataataataacaataataataacattaacaacaacaacaataataataataataaaaataataataacaataataataacaataataataacaacaataataataataataacaataataataacgatattaataataataataataacaataataataataacaataataataataataacaacaataataataacaataataataataataataataataataataaaaataataataataataataacaataataataacaataataataataacaataataataacaacaacaacaacaataataataataataaaaataataataataataataacaataataataacaataataataataacaataataataacaacaacaacaacaataataataataataataataataataacaataataataataacaataataataataataataacaataataataataataacaataacaacaataataataacaaaaacaacaacaacaataataataataataaaagctcaaaattacatatttttatttttggaatcaatattataaatttaacaatataacaataataatataatatatataatattgttaaatataacaatattataaataaaccaAAAGATCAAATATCACATTATTCTTAATACCATAAAGTAAATCGAGAAagtactatggtaacacaaagaAGCTACAGTAAAGCAACTAGTGTtactaaaaatttaaataataataataattgtaactaaaatgaacaaatgaatgttaaaaagaaatattttattattatttccttaaaAATATCCACTGACTTTTATCTGTTGCTATCAAAAAGGGGAAAAACTGCAGTGATAAAGTTAATATTTCACTTACCTCATTTAAACTGACAATGAATCTACTAGAGACAGATACAGAAAAGGATCTTGAAAGTGGAGAATATTGTGATCATGTATGATTATAAAGATGAAAGTGATTGAGGTAAAGAGCAGTACCACCAACCTGATTACACCAAGTAGGGCaagttcctggattaacatctatgttccAATCAGCAACATTCTAATtccagtcagccaatcagaaataagggatacgtttacagtATATGtcaagtttaggcttacggtaaggttaatgcacttctacatgattgttatccattatttccctctgattttgggaataaattagagttatggttgggtttagaggtagggaaTGGCTATGGATTACCTTTTCCAACAAAAAATGATGTTCCATGATTGACATAGATGTTATTCcaggatcacatcgtacttggcaaaatcatgacgtgcttaaagtacagtacagtacagtacatgcaAAAGCAAATGAATAAAACTGAAGACAATGATTTTAATGGCACTGTGGTACATTTTACAAATAGCGTATCATGAAgaaaataccacacaaagaaaacAGAAGAAAGCAAAAAAATGAACAGAAGACAGCAGTcaaactaaaaatgaacatttttataactaGCTCCCTTCccaagtttgttttatttaaagttcTTCTAGTAGAACTGCTAGAAATAGTGAAGCAAACAAAAAAGTGAATATAAATTCCTTCctcaaaataaaatcaacaaaaaagaaagaaaataacacAGTCTGCTTACTGTAATCGTCAAGAAAAGTTGAACCGAATAGCGCTCCAACTATGCACCAGCTGCTAAATTAGTGTTACTATTCAACTTACTTGAAAAAGACTCACATACTGAGTACATTCATTTCTTCTGTAATCAAAAACGTCTTAAAAATTAGAAATATGACAACGTTTTGCTAATAATTTGATACAACTTTGCTTTATCGTAATACATTCTGTCTCTTTGTCATACAGTTTCTCCTGTTAGCTCTGCCAGAAGTTAATACATTGCTTACTTGCTAATTCCAACAGTCATTATACTGTCcatatatttatttctgtttgtcCACTGAGGTTTTGTTTGAAAAACTGATCCCTCTGGATGTCATCTTAAGCTCGCATTAAGGTTGTAATGCAAATCAGTTTCTCAGAAATCCTCATAACAGACTTTTTTGATATCATCTCTTACCTTTTCACCTTTCATATTTCTTCATTGTTAAGCCTTCATCTCTCTTTTCTCGATCTCAACACTGATTCCCTTTGACCAAATAAAATCTTATGCATTTAATTGGTTATTTTTAAGCTAAGTATAAGAATGTCTTAGGTCAAGGCCtttaaatatcagcatttggCAGAGCATTCTTCTATAAACACTGTGTGatatattgtttgtattttgaaatggctttaaaatgctaCCCATCCAGTAGATCTTAGATGTCAAACAATAGTTCTGGTCAGAAACATTGTGCTTCTGTTCTACTTAAATTATCTGCATTtagcttaaaggcatagttcacccaaaataaacatttacctgAGGTAAATGAGGTAGTTTTGatgtttcataattttttttttctgtgtcaaacacaaaataagatattttgaagaatggtgtaaatgggtaaccactgacatccatagcggGAAAAACCTCTCATGAGgcaacgtaactattttacgtattgtcagaaGAGGCTAGTTTCATTAATTCTTTCGTTGTCCTTTAGCTTAGTATCTTTATTTAAttggggctgccacagcggaatgaatcgccaacttatccagcatatgttttacactgcggatgcccttccagctgcaacccagtactgggaaacacccatacactctcgcattcacacacatacactagggccaatttagcttattcaattcacttctaccgcatgtctttggattgtgggggacaccggagcacccggaggaaacctacgccaacacagggagaacatgcgaactccgcacagaaatgccaactggcccagtcgaggctcgaaccagcgaccttcttgctgtggggtgaccactgagccaccgtgctgcccaaaggctaatttgcacaaatatataTGAATTGATCCATATGAAAACACGAGTTTTAAAAGTAGCCGTGTCCCTTAACCCCACTCTTAAACCTACTCCTCATTGGGGTGTGAGCAactcatactaaaatgtacgaattagactGTACATATgactacgaattagccactaaatcaaaaagttatgaattgcagtgagattgctTTGGGGAAAAATActacatctttaaaaatatcttcttttgtgttcaacagatgaaagaaacccAAACAGCTTTAGAACAAGTTTTGTTTAaaggcaaactatccctttaaggtaacAACATGTCGGAAAACTATTTTTCAGCTGTGCCTGGCTTCCAAACCTGGGCAGCACTTTTCTTGGCTGAAAACTTAGGCTTGGGAGCAGCAGTAATACTGCTTCCTGAGGCAGAATCAGCCCTTGTGGCTACTTGGTAAGATGGAACAACATAAGAAGTAGGGGCTGGTTGGTAGGCCGTTGCAGGTCCAGTTTGATATGCTGGAGTAGGACCTGTCTGGTAGGAGGGGGAGGGCTGTTGGTAGGGAGGGCTTGGTGCCTGTTGGTACGTATTTAAAGGAGGTTGTTGGTAAGCTTGTTGGGGGTTGTATTCTTGTTGATATTGGACTTGATGAGGATGTTGCGGATAAACATTAGGAGCAGGTTGATATGAATTTGGAGCGGCTTGGTGGTACATGCCATCATGCATCGGTGGCTGACCAGCCATTCCGTAGGGTTGCTGGGCCTGAGGTGGCATAAAACCATAAGGGGGAGGGCCTTGGTTATATGCCATTTGCTGGTTTTGAGCTTGAATTTGGGCCTGGGCTTGGACTTGGGCTTGGGCTTGGGCCTGAGCCTCAGCTGCTTTTTGAGCTGCAAGCTTTTCAGCTGCCTCTTTTTCTGCAGCAAGTTTCTCTGCTGCTGGGCCATAAGTAAAAAGAGAGGAATTCAGCTGATAGGGCTGATGCTTCATGACATCGAGAACATGAAGAGGTTTAGGGGCAGGTTTTCCCTtgtctttgcttttgtttttatttgttgttgaagAGCTAGAGGAGGGAGACTGCTTGACAGCACCTGGGGGATATGATGGTGAATGAATTGGATTATAAGCCAAAGGTGGGGGTGCTCGGCAATTGGGTGAATATTTCCAGGAATTTGGCAAAGAAGGAGAAGGTGAAGATGGTCTTGCCTTATTTGATTGTACTGTGGTAGAATCCACAATGTACTTCTCCATTCTGGATTGCCTCTTGGCGAAAAGTTCTGCTCCTTTCCCTTTCAATGCTGGCATCTCAAAAGCAGAACCGAAACCATGGGATGCCATAGTACTGCTCGCTGGTACGGGGGATGGTACTTTTGTCTCAGTGGTATATGAGTTGATTCGACGTGGAGGAGTGGGCTGAGGTGGACTCCACTGCTTACTTGGTTGGGCAGGCAACTTTTGGCTTTCGACTGAACCTTGCGGGTGTTGGGGAGTCCAAGTATTTACAGCTGGTTGAGACTGTGGTGGTGCCCATTGGCTCACAGGTGGTTGTGATGTTTGCTGTTGAGGTTTTGGTACCCATGGAGGATGTGCCTGGGGCTGAGTTGGTGGCATTCCTTGAGCCCAAGGAGGCTGAATTTGATTCTGCTCAGCTGACCAAGAGTTCATTACTTGTTGAGGGTGTTGTTGAGAAGCAGGTTCTTGTCCCCAGTGTGGTTGTGGTTGGGGATGGGCTTGTGTCCAAGGATTCACAGGTTGCTGCAATTGTGCTGTGGGCTGAGGTGGTGGTTGACTCTGCTGAGGCCACTGAGGCTGTGCTTGAATTGGACTCTGTGACTGAGTCCATGTGTTTATCGGTGGCTGAGCTGGTTCTTGCTGTTTGGCCTGAGAGACCCAAGGTGGTGGTGGCTGTGTCTGCCTCTGAGGTTGAGC harbors:
- the LOC130231469 gene encoding uncharacterized protein LOC130231469, whose amino-acid sequence is INVFASFQGLRSSSLSPPVRLPSAGLNARSVSSSPSPRHPSPSIRPAAGHTFTRSQKPLTPWEAASRHPLGLVDEAFTFLNIQQSIASNLRSAAQSKRLPEPPAEWKAKVAYEPPLKSQKDSINQTPFTFLSPTKSTASAPAGPVPYGSAFRQIQPQRSMTEADLGVPRGEIKQTGPRPLRLYKAKDSSAWRR